The following are encoded in a window of Deltaproteobacteria bacterium genomic DNA:
- a CDS encoding VWA domain-containing protein: MQQPTPHAARRSRRRPDLAVDGERGAALAVIAVWISVSVGFTVAISVLGRVMAERRALQSVADGMALTGAHLLQNVPGPLNAEAMMAIAQRNLSFPVTPLYNVSRDTTNHTVSIQVDLVGQIQAGGAWLPEPLVRSWFPAGIPRITANARAQFNEVEVFEDWPAVVLVIDSSSSMAMQVAGDDTRSTFEVLKQLVVAYVGATLPVRNGLVIFNEGVRRTVEVSAEHANNVAAVQEAMDSVSPGGSTNTKEALNRARELLSGVQGGRNIILMTDGDPTDGGGILGSFICWPWDWDCHYRAARESGRNVRQMPPNGAALFAVETAREGAPADASRLLQQIGGWAMSEGSDPSMYFRLTNYADIAGFIRALTRAICAFGPLTAGPNPADLEGPNPKVTVAIKDSTGAEILLPKIEDRNTVPDTTPGYQYVITAEGARVLLTLKSCGELGADPARRLMVRWNSPHIVAPQLVTAP, translated from the coding sequence ATGCAGCAGCCCACGCCCCACGCCGCGCGACGCTCTCGACGACGACCCGACCTCGCCGTCGACGGGGAGCGCGGGGCCGCTCTGGCGGTGATCGCGGTGTGGATCTCCGTCAGCGTGGGCTTCACCGTCGCCATATCGGTGCTCGGACGCGTGATGGCCGAGCGGCGCGCGCTCCAGTCGGTGGCCGACGGCATGGCGCTGACGGGAGCGCACCTCTTGCAGAACGTGCCCGGCCCCTTGAATGCCGAGGCCATGATGGCGATCGCGCAGCGGAACCTGAGCTTCCCGGTCACTCCGCTCTACAACGTCTCGCGCGACACGACGAACCACACCGTCTCGATCCAGGTAGATCTCGTGGGCCAGATCCAGGCCGGCGGGGCGTGGCTCCCCGAGCCGCTCGTGCGAAGCTGGTTCCCGGCGGGGATTCCGCGCATCACCGCCAACGCGCGGGCTCAGTTCAACGAGGTGGAGGTCTTCGAGGACTGGCCCGCGGTGGTGCTGGTGATCGACTCGTCCTCGTCGATGGCCATGCAGGTCGCGGGCGACGACACCCGCTCGACCTTCGAGGTCCTGAAGCAGCTCGTGGTGGCCTACGTCGGCGCCACGCTCCCCGTGCGCAACGGACTCGTGATCTTCAACGAGGGGGTGCGGCGGACGGTCGAGGTCTCGGCGGAGCACGCGAACAACGTGGCCGCCGTGCAAGAGGCCATGGACAGCGTTTCGCCGGGCGGGAGCACGAACACGAAGGAGGCGCTCAACCGGGCACGCGAGCTGCTCTCGGGGGTGCAGGGGGGCCGAAACATCATTCTCATGACCGACGGCGATCCGACCGACGGAGGCGGCATCCTCGGCAGCTTCATCTGCTGGCCCTGGGACTGGGACTGCCACTACCGCGCGGCACGCGAATCGGGAAGGAACGTGCGCCAGATGCCCCCCAACGGCGCGGCGCTCTTTGCCGTGGAGACCGCTCGCGAGGGGGCCCCGGCCGACGCCTCGCGCCTGCTCCAGCAGATCGGCGGGTGGGCCATGAGCGAGGGAAGCGACCCCAGCATGTACTTTCGGCTGACCAACTACGCCGACATCGCCGGGTTCATTCGCGCGCTGACCCGCGCCATCTGCGCCTTCGGTCCGCTAACTGCGGGTCCGAACCCGGCCGACCTCGAAGGCCCGAACCCCAAGGTCACCGTGGCCATCAAGGACTCGACGGGAGCCGAGATCCTGCTGCCAAAGATCGAAGACCGCAACACCGTGCCCGACACGACGCCGGGCTACCAATACGTCATCACCGCCGAGGGAGCGCGCGTCTTGCTCACGCTGAAGTCCTGCGGCGAACTCGGGGCGGATCCGGCGCGGCGCCTGATGGTGCGCTGGAACTCGCCTCACATCGTAGCCCCCCAACTCGTCACAGCACCCTGA
- a CDS encoding thermonuclease family protein: protein MSPHPRYLGFVAALLGVGCATSARAEEFQGKVVGVADGDTITVLRDQRPVKIRFEAVDAPEKDQPFGTQAKLFTSGLVFAKSVTVRVATTDKYGRTVGWVFVEGKSVNEALLRAGLAWHYTHYNKSPALARLEAEAKAARRGLWADASPTPPWNFRRAKRGQGPAPEATPATRPGRSGADPTRTPVPSAVGPLHGNTRAKVFHRPGCSAYACKHCTVLFRDEAEAVKAGYRACGQCGRGARPAGRRGPETACRVDVDCVLEPLDACRCPPCGVHRRGAVNRAAYAAILKRQAARGACRALGCPRCLSQTVGDAAVCVSGQCTTK from the coding sequence ATGTCTCCCCATCCAAGGTACCTCGGGTTCGTCGCCGCGCTCCTCGGCGTAGGCTGCGCCACCAGCGCACGCGCCGAGGAATTCCAGGGCAAGGTGGTGGGCGTGGCCGACGGGGACACGATCACCGTGCTCCGGGATCAACGGCCGGTGAAGATTCGATTCGAGGCGGTGGACGCCCCCGAGAAGGACCAGCCCTTCGGCACGCAGGCGAAGCTCTTCACCTCGGGGCTGGTCTTCGCCAAGAGCGTCACCGTGCGCGTCGCGACGACCGACAAGTACGGGCGTACGGTGGGCTGGGTCTTCGTAGAGGGCAAGAGCGTGAACGAGGCGCTCCTCAGGGCCGGGCTGGCCTGGCACTACACCCATTACAACAAGAGCCCGGCGCTGGCGCGGCTGGAGGCGGAAGCGAAGGCCGCCCGGCGCGGGCTGTGGGCGGACGCGAGTCCCACGCCTCCCTGGAACTTCCGGCGGGCGAAGCGGGGACAGGGTCCGGCGCCCGAGGCGACTCCCGCGACGAGGCCGGGTCGGTCGGGTGCGGACCCGACGCGCACCCCGGTGCCGAGCGCGGTGGGCCCCCTGCACGGGAACACGCGGGCGAAGGTCTTTCATCGCCCGGGGTGCTCGGCCTACGCCTGCAAGCACTGCACGGTGCTCTTTCGCGACGAGGCCGAGGCCGTGAAGGCCGGCTACCGCGCGTGTGGCCAGTGCGGCCGGGGGGCGCGCCCGGCGGGTCGACGCGGTCCGGAGACCGCGTGTCGCGTGGACGTGGACTGCGTGCTCGAGCCGCTCGACGCGTGCCGTTGCCCGCCCTGCGGAGTGCACCGCCGAGGGGCCGTGAATCGCGCGGCCTACGCGGCGATCTTGAAACGCCAGGCCGCGCGAGGTGCGTGCCGCGCCCTGGGGTGTCCACGGTGCCTGAGTCAGACCGTGGGAGACGCGGCGGTCTGCGTTTCGGGACAGTGCACCACCAAGTGA
- a CDS encoding CapA family protein, whose protein sequence is MRRRWSLRGLVLGLALVGAGCRAVEDGLGRSGPSRDDEQGGEVIDALARGKADGLTVGPIFFDRACEPGRRITLAAVGDLLLHDSIQTMAEALADPEEPDAEARGAAAYRVFFGEIEGDLAEADLTLANLEVPLARNLNSAGKEQVLKEKDLYDGSVYSGWPMFNAHPSFARTVKSLGIDVVTTANNHALDRRSAGADATIAALDAVGLAHVGTVVKGETLDSAHRGVLLESHGIRIAVLAYTYDTNGLEDPYRQVSLLDRETILADVAAWRARPDVDLVIVAPHWGIEYMTAPTKAQRTLALEALEAGADAVIGGHPHVLQPMERHVTADGRETFVIYSLGNFFSGQVGTAKRSTVILYLGVTKPVAGRAFLNGVRYLPVYVNTVYDETYKRWLRKAVAVDRDKKLEHLRPFITNLMGGVTNLVQPDEPVVTARRPEAEGGCSEPRRTDAGAGMDGGRDGGVAAPEAGARDAGSRDVRRDAGAAKTPSPR, encoded by the coding sequence GTGCGGCGACGATGGAGTCTGCGCGGGCTGGTGCTGGGCCTCGCGCTCGTAGGGGCTGGCTGTCGCGCGGTAGAGGACGGCCTCGGTCGGAGCGGCCCGAGTCGCGATGACGAGCAGGGGGGCGAGGTCATCGACGCGCTCGCGCGTGGGAAGGCCGACGGGCTGACGGTGGGGCCGATCTTCTTCGACCGGGCCTGCGAGCCGGGGCGACGCATCACGCTGGCCGCGGTCGGCGACCTCCTGCTCCACGATTCGATCCAGACCATGGCGGAGGCGCTGGCCGACCCGGAAGAGCCGGATGCGGAGGCGCGAGGCGCCGCGGCGTACCGCGTCTTCTTCGGCGAGATCGAGGGTGACCTGGCCGAGGCGGATCTGACGCTGGCCAACCTCGAGGTGCCGCTCGCGCGCAACCTGAACTCGGCTGGCAAGGAGCAGGTGCTGAAGGAGAAAGACCTCTACGACGGCTCCGTCTACTCGGGCTGGCCGATGTTCAACGCCCACCCCTCGTTCGCGCGCACGGTGAAGTCCCTGGGGATCGACGTCGTGACCACGGCGAACAACCACGCGCTCGACCGGCGCTCGGCGGGGGCGGACGCGACGATCGCCGCGCTGGACGCGGTCGGGCTGGCGCACGTGGGGACGGTGGTGAAGGGCGAAACCCTGGACAGCGCGCATCGCGGCGTGCTGCTCGAGAGCCACGGCATCCGGATCGCGGTTCTCGCGTACACCTACGACACGAACGGGCTCGAGGATCCCTACCGGCAGGTCTCGCTCCTCGACCGCGAGACGATCCTCGCCGACGTCGCCGCCTGGCGCGCACGCCCCGACGTGGACCTCGTGATCGTCGCCCCGCACTGGGGGATCGAGTACATGACGGCGCCCACCAAGGCGCAGCGCACCCTGGCTCTCGAGGCGCTCGAGGCCGGCGCCGACGCGGTGATCGGCGGACATCCGCACGTGCTCCAGCCCATGGAGCGCCACGTGACCGCCGACGGACGCGAGACCTTCGTGATCTACAGCCTCGGGAACTTCTTCTCGGGACAGGTGGGGACGGCCAAGCGCTCGACGGTGATCCTCTACCTCGGGGTCACCAAGCCGGTGGCGGGGCGCGCCTTCCTGAACGGCGTGCGGTACCTGCCCGTCTACGTGAACACCGTCTACGACGAGACCTATAAGCGCTGGCTCCGCAAGGCGGTGGCCGTCGACCGCGACAAGAAGCTCGAGCACCTGCGTCCCTTCATCACGAACCTGATGGGCGGCGTCACGAACCTCGTGCAGCCCGACGAGCCGGTGGTCACGGCGCGGCGACCGGAGGCGGAGGGCGGGTGCAGCGAGCCGCGGCGCACGGACGCTGGCGCGGGGATGGACGGGGGTCGCGATGGGGGCGTGGCCGCACCCGAGGCGGGGGCGCGCGATGCCGGAAGTCGCGATGTGCGCCGCGATGCGGGGGCGGCGAAGACGCCGTCGCCCCGGTAG
- a CDS encoding zinc ABC transporter substrate-binding protein, which translates to MSDGGRSRQHLGFAAAVALLALGGCKTQPTTAKPQVAASIFPIYDLARQVAGDRLEVALILPAGRSEHSYDPSPKEMARLARSKLVVAVGLELDRWLERLVGSAADHAVPVLELGPRAEPRRFTHAEVSAEEPAGKAGTEEEGHEHGEKHAHGEKHAHGEKHAHGEKHAHHHGAVDPHFWLDPVRARQVLPALAEAFAKLDPQGAAGFRERARSVGARLEALHQRILVKAKSWKHRTIVTFHGSMGYYAARYGLTIAAVIEPLPGREPTPRYLAAVLGAISRSKAAALFSEPQLDRRPAEVIAKQARVPLFELDPVGGSGARDSYEKLLDHDTDVLSRALQ; encoded by the coding sequence GTGAGCGACGGCGGGCGTAGCAGGCAGCACCTCGGGTTCGCCGCGGCGGTGGCCCTCCTCGCCCTCGGAGGGTGCAAGACCCAGCCGACCACCGCGAAGCCCCAGGTCGCCGCATCCATCTTTCCGATCTACGACCTCGCGCGACAGGTGGCCGGGGACCGGCTGGAGGTGGCCCTGATCCTGCCGGCGGGGCGCTCGGAGCACAGCTACGACCCGTCGCCGAAGGAGATGGCCCGGCTCGCGCGCTCGAAGCTCGTCGTGGCGGTGGGCCTCGAGCTGGACCGCTGGCTGGAGCGCCTGGTGGGGAGCGCGGCCGACCACGCGGTCCCCGTGCTGGAGCTCGGGCCCCGGGCCGAACCGCGGCGGTTCACGCACGCGGAGGTCAGCGCCGAGGAGCCGGCCGGGAAGGCGGGCACCGAGGAGGAGGGCCACGAGCACGGCGAGAAGCACGCGCACGGCGAGAAGCACGCGCACGGCGAGAAGCACGCGCACGGCGAGAAGCACGCGCACCATCACGGGGCGGTCGACCCGCACTTCTGGCTGGACCCCGTGCGGGCCAGGCAGGTGCTGCCCGCTCTGGCCGAGGCCTTCGCGAAGCTCGATCCCCAGGGCGCCGCGGGCTTTCGCGAACGCGCGCGGTCCGTCGGCGCTCGGCTGGAGGCGCTGCACCAGCGCATTCTTGTAAAGGCCAAGAGCTGGAAGCACCGCACCATCGTCACCTTCCACGGCTCGATGGGCTACTACGCGGCCCGCTACGGCCTGACCATCGCCGCGGTGATCGAGCCTCTGCCCGGCCGCGAGCCGACCCCGCGCTATCTCGCGGCGGTCCTCGGAGCCATCTCGCGCAGCAAGGCCGCCGCGCTCTTCTCGGAGCCGCAGCTCGACCGCCGCCCGGCCGAGGTCATCGCCAAACAGGCGCGCGTGCCGCTCTTCGAGCTCGACCCCGTCGGCGGCTCGGGCGCACGCGACAGCTACGAGAAGCTCCTCGACCACGACACCGACGTGCTGTCGCGAGCCCTCCAGTGA
- a CDS encoding DPP IV N-terminal domain-containing protein, whose product MNRVALPSQARRALHLFRTVVALCLACAPALFACRPPGVQHAASVRASSPSPVTPRDVGFLAQYAATFRFRQGHPTSFAVTPDGRAVLFLRAPARSLVQSLYEHDLSIGRERVLLTAEQLLRGADEALSAEERSRRERMRLVTRGIVGFQLSSDGKRLLVPLSNRLFLVERATGRVEELAGPRGVRLDPRFSPDGERVAYVRGGDVYVYDVARRLELRLTTREKPSVTYGLAEFVAQEEMGRMRGFWWSPDGKALAVQETRTDGMEAVHLGDLGAPTQEPHRAAYPRAGRKNAEVRLGILPTHGGTLRWVSWDRARFPYLAAARWEKGAPLTLVVQSRRQTELRVLTVDATTGATELLLEERDPAWLNLDPSVPRWIDGGRAFLWSTERDGAWTLELRDGKGARLRTLVPAELGYRQLLGLDRRRRVAFVQASPTPTEQHLYAVPLDGETREVRRLTREPGEHGATVSEESGTLVVTGEGPELPRRITVLSPEGGERGRLRSVAERPPFAPRLELTSVTVGPHRFHTALVRPRAFDPALRYPVVAYVYGGPHHQTVTASPSRYLLYQWVADQGFVVVCLDGRGTPARGRAFERALKGAFGTLPLEDQAAGLRALGARYPELDLARVGVFGWSFGGYLAALAVLKRPEVYRAGVAVAAVADWLDYDTHYTERYLGLPAEAPAVYREASLLTHAPRLSRPLLLVHGTSDDNVTFSHSLRLSDALFRAARPHAFLPLLNFTHLVPDALFTVRLYSAVVDFFRAQLGEPQPR is encoded by the coding sequence ATGAATCGCGTAGCTCTGCCATCGCAAGCCCGTCGCGCGCTCCACCTGTTCCGGACCGTGGTCGCGCTCTGCCTCGCCTGCGCTCCGGCGCTCTTCGCCTGCCGACCTCCCGGCGTGCAGCACGCGGCCTCGGTGCGCGCGTCGAGTCCGTCACCCGTCACCCCTCGCGACGTCGGCTTTCTCGCCCAGTACGCGGCGACCTTTCGCTTCCGCCAGGGGCACCCGACGAGCTTCGCCGTGACCCCCGACGGAAGGGCCGTGCTCTTTCTGCGCGCGCCGGCGCGGAGTCTCGTGCAGAGCCTCTACGAGCACGACCTCTCGATCGGGCGCGAGCGGGTGCTCCTGACCGCCGAACAGCTGCTTCGCGGCGCCGACGAGGCGCTCAGCGCCGAGGAGCGGTCTCGACGTGAGCGCATGCGCCTCGTGACGCGCGGGATCGTCGGCTTCCAGCTCTCGTCCGACGGCAAGCGCCTCCTCGTGCCGCTCTCGAACCGGCTCTTTCTGGTCGAGCGGGCTACCGGTCGCGTCGAAGAGCTCGCCGGTCCGCGGGGCGTCCGGCTCGACCCGCGCTTCTCGCCCGACGGAGAGCGCGTGGCCTACGTCCGCGGCGGAGACGTCTACGTCTACGACGTGGCGCGACGGCTCGAGCTGCGCCTCACCACGCGGGAGAAGCCGTCGGTGACCTACGGCCTGGCCGAGTTCGTGGCCCAGGAAGAGATGGGCCGGATGCGCGGCTTCTGGTGGTCCCCCGACGGCAAGGCCCTCGCGGTGCAAGAGACGCGCACCGACGGGATGGAGGCCGTGCACCTCGGGGACCTCGGAGCGCCGACGCAGGAGCCGCATCGCGCGGCCTATCCGCGGGCCGGACGAAAGAACGCGGAGGTCCGGCTCGGCATCCTGCCCACGCACGGCGGGACCCTCCGCTGGGTGAGCTGGGACCGCGCGCGCTTCCCCTACCTCGCCGCCGCGCGCTGGGAGAAGGGCGCCCCCCTGACGCTGGTCGTGCAGAGCCGGCGCCAGACCGAGCTCCGCGTGCTCACGGTCGATGCGACGACCGGCGCGACGGAGCTCCTCCTCGAGGAGCGCGACCCGGCCTGGCTCAACCTCGACCCCTCGGTCCCCCGCTGGATCGACGGGGGACGCGCCTTCCTCTGGTCGACCGAACGGGACGGGGCCTGGACGCTCGAGCTCCGCGATGGCAAAGGGGCCCGGCTGCGCACCCTCGTGCCCGCCGAGCTCGGCTATCGCCAGCTCCTCGGTCTCGACCGGCGCCGGCGCGTGGCGTTCGTCCAGGCCAGCCCCACGCCCACCGAGCAGCACCTCTACGCGGTTCCGCTCGACGGCGAGACGCGGGAGGTACGGCGGCTCACCCGCGAGCCGGGAGAGCACGGCGCCACGGTGAGCGAGGAGAGCGGCACGCTCGTCGTGACGGGCGAGGGGCCGGAGCTTCCCCGGCGAATCACCGTCCTTTCCCCCGAGGGGGGCGAGCGGGGCCGGCTTCGCTCCGTGGCAGAGCGACCTCCCTTCGCCCCGCGGCTCGAGCTGACCTCGGTGACCGTGGGTCCGCATCGCTTCCACACTGCGCTCGTCCGACCCCGCGCCTTCGACCCCGCGCTCCGGTATCCGGTCGTGGCCTACGTCTACGGCGGCCCGCACCACCAGACCGTCACCGCCTCGCCGTCGCGCTACCTGCTCTATCAATGGGTTGCGGACCAGGGCTTCGTGGTGGTCTGTCTGGACGGGCGCGGGACTCCGGCACGCGGACGCGCCTTCGAGCGGGCGCTCAAGGGGGCCTTCGGCACGCTCCCGCTCGAGGACCAGGCGGCGGGGCTACGGGCCCTCGGGGCGCGCTACCCCGAGCTCGACCTCGCTCGGGTCGGCGTCTTCGGCTGGTCCTTCGGCGGCTACCTCGCGGCGCTTGCGGTGCTGAAGCGGCCGGAGGTCTATCGCGCCGGCGTGGCCGTGGCGGCCGTCGCGGACTGGCTCGACTACGACACGCACTACACCGAGCGCTACCTCGGCCTCCCCGCCGAGGCCCCCGCCGTCTATCGCGAGGCGTCGCTTCTCACGCATGCGCCGAGGCTCTCCCGGCCGCTCCTGCTCGTCCACGGCACGAGCGACGACAACGTGACCTTTAGCCACAGCCTGCGCCTCTCGGACGCGCTCTTTCGCGCGGCGCGCCCGCACGCCTTTCTGCCGCTGCTCAACTTCACCCACCTCGTGCCCGACGCGCTCTTCACCGTGCGCCTCTACAGCGCGGTGGTGGACTTCTTCCGCGCGCAGCTCGGCGAGCCCCAGCCGCGGTGA
- a CDS encoding ABC transporter ATP-binding protein — translation MSHASASCRCFTLPEASQPKVFEARAVTVELGGRRILDDISFWIPKGEFVCLCGPNGAGKSTLLKTILGLIQPLRGSIHVLGEPPHRGSRQVGYVPQRKSFDRDFPATALDLIVANLRGTWPWRVRPAERERAVQVLRRVGGEKLLERRLCDLSGGEAQRVFLARALVTDPALMILDEPTAGVDVRGRAEFLELLAEISASDELAAILVTHNLAAVSRCAERVVYLEGKLLAWGLPHELLGDQSYAGLTHPSSPGTSQPGVQPAREPSAPNALAYPDED, via the coding sequence GTGAGCCACGCGAGCGCCTCGTGCCGCTGCTTCACCCTCCCCGAGGCCAGCCAGCCCAAGGTCTTCGAAGCGCGCGCCGTGACGGTGGAGCTCGGAGGGCGCCGCATCCTGGACGACATCTCGTTCTGGATCCCGAAGGGGGAATTCGTCTGCCTCTGCGGCCCGAACGGCGCGGGCAAGAGCACGCTCCTCAAGACCATCCTGGGGCTCATCCAGCCCCTCCGCGGATCGATCCACGTCCTCGGCGAGCCGCCGCACCGAGGCAGTCGCCAGGTGGGCTACGTCCCCCAGCGCAAGAGCTTCGACCGCGACTTTCCGGCGACCGCGCTCGACCTGATCGTGGCCAACCTGCGCGGCACCTGGCCCTGGCGCGTGCGACCGGCGGAGCGCGAGCGTGCCGTGCAGGTGCTCCGTCGCGTCGGCGGCGAGAAGCTGCTGGAGCGCCGGCTCTGCGACCTCTCGGGGGGCGAGGCCCAGCGCGTCTTCCTGGCCCGCGCGCTCGTGACCGACCCCGCGCTGATGATCCTCGACGAGCCCACCGCCGGGGTGGACGTGCGCGGACGCGCCGAGTTCCTCGAGCTGCTCGCCGAGATCTCCGCCTCCGACGAGCTCGCCGCCATCCTGGTCACGCACAACCTGGCCGCCGTCTCCCGCTGCGCCGAACGCGTGGTCTATCTCGAGGGCAAGCTCCTGGCCTGGGGCCTGCCGCACGAGCTCCTCGGCGACCAGAGCTACGCGGGGCTGACCCATCCGAGCTCGCCCGGGACGAGCCAGCCGGGCGTGCAGCCCGCGCGCGAGCCGAGCGCCCCGAACGCCCTCGCCTACCCCGACGAGGACTGA
- a CDS encoding Flp family type IVb pilin yields the protein MLRSLKRLWKNEDAASATEYGVVVAIVALGLIITLIAFRDKLAAMFTRAGNAVDGVGPEGGGGGGS from the coding sequence ATGCTTCGCAGCTTGAAGCGCCTGTGGAAGAACGAAGACGCGGCCTCGGCGACCGAATACGGCGTCGTGGTGGCCATCGTGGCCCTCGGCCTGATCATCACGCTCATCGCCTTCCGCGACAAGCTGGCGGCGATGTTCACCCGGGCAGGTAACGCGGTGGACGGAGTCGGGCCAGAGGGAGGGGGCGGCGGCGGCAGCTAG
- a CDS encoding metal ABC transporter permease, producing MVRALVAGMLVGGLCATIGVFVVQRGMAFIGDGLAHAAFGGIALGLVLQLAPERATWIALPFTVLIALGIGYVLRRGKLRGDVATGVFFSVSFALGVLLLGLRPTDAPPVNVESVLFGSILAISRQDLWVIGGVAAATALALLALWSRLAYATFDPELASLSGVPVAALDYTLLALTAVVTVVSVKTVGIALVSSFVVIPAATARMLGRSIGRVALLAVLVGVLGAAAGLVLSYHLNVASGATIILTLGAVFGLVLATRRGG from the coding sequence ATGGTGCGCGCGCTCGTGGCGGGCATGCTCGTGGGCGGGCTCTGCGCCACCATCGGCGTCTTCGTCGTGCAGCGCGGAATGGCCTTCATCGGGGACGGCCTGGCCCACGCGGCCTTCGGCGGCATCGCTCTCGGCCTCGTCCTGCAGCTCGCCCCCGAACGCGCGACCTGGATCGCCCTGCCCTTCACGGTGCTCATCGCCCTCGGCATCGGCTACGTGCTCCGCCGCGGCAAGCTCCGCGGCGACGTGGCCACGGGCGTCTTCTTCTCCGTCTCGTTCGCGCTCGGCGTGCTCCTCCTCGGGCTTCGCCCCACCGACGCGCCGCCGGTGAACGTGGAGAGCGTGCTCTTCGGCAGCATCCTGGCCATCTCGCGCCAGGACCTGTGGGTCATCGGCGGGGTCGCCGCCGCCACCGCCCTCGCACTCCTCGCGCTCTGGAGCCGCCTGGCCTATGCCACCTTCGACCCCGAGCTCGCCTCGCTCTCGGGGGTCCCGGTGGCCGCGCTCGACTACACGCTCCTCGCGCTCACCGCCGTCGTGACCGTCGTGTCGGTCAAGACCGTGGGGATCGCCCTCGTCAGCTCGTTCGTGGTGATCCCGGCGGCGACCGCACGCATGCTGGGGCGCAGCATCGGCCGCGTAGCGCTGCTCGCCGTGCTCGTCGGCGTCCTCGGCGCGGCGGCGGGCCTCGTCCTCTCGTACCACCTGAACGTGGCCAGCGGCGCGACGATCATCCTCACGCTCGGCGCCGTCTTCGGCCTGGTGCTGGCGACGCGCCGGGGGGGGTGA